CGGTAGTGGAGCAGAAGAACAAGGACCTAGAAACAGGCAAGCAAAAGGTAGTCACAACGGGGAAAGATGGACTTGTTGTGCTCAAGACAGAACGAGTTTATGAAGATGGTAAGCTGGTTAGCCAAGAAATGATTGAGAAGACTATTGCACAGCCTGCCGTGCAGCAGGTCGTTGCTATTGGCACGAAGAAAAAGCCTGAGGTTGTCACACTTTCTTACAACGGAAAGCCCTCTTCAGCTGAAGCCAAGACCGTTAGTCTGAATGGTAGAAGCGTCAAGGTTAAGCGTATGCTTAGCAATGTCACGCTTACCGCGTATTCTGCAGGGGAAGCCTCAACAGGTAAATCCAAAGGTGATACAGGCTATGGTATAACCTCTTCAGGTGCAGTTGTGCAGGAAGGTCGTACGATTGCGGTAGATCCTAAAGTTATTCCTATCGGATGGTGGGTTTACATTGAGGGCATCGGGTTTAGAAGAGCGGAAGACACAGGTAGCGCGGTCAAAGGTAAGAAGATCGATGTTTATTATGACAGCGAGAAGCATGTCAATAAGTTTGGACTGAAGCGTGGATACACGGTTTATGTCATTGGCCCTGTTAAGCCTTCTGCGGATTAATTAGCTACGTTTCGTAAGGAACTCATATATAAATCATGATCGGGAAGAAGCTGAAGGGCTTCCTCCCGATTTTTTCTTTGGTTCTTCGCGCGCGCCTAGCCAAGCTGGGAGACAAATAAAGTACCCAAAAGTGCCAAAGT
This portion of the Cohnella abietis genome encodes:
- a CDS encoding 3D domain-containing protein, with the protein product MGVIPVRETHDPRPTGKLFALRWKPEHVRAVLLGAILVFAITIMFMSLLQKAATKSITIIDNGIASVFVTQTSNVLGFLEEQDIQVGPNDRLSLQLADPLKEGSQIVIDRAVGVTIKADGKKEVAYTIEDTVGGVISELNISLNDEDRVSPALSSPLKDGMTVSVVRVRKEVVETKRPIAFTVVEQKNKDLETGKQKVVTTGKDGLVVLKTERVYEDGKLVSQEMIEKTIAQPAVQQVVAIGTKKKPEVVTLSYNGKPSSAEAKTVSLNGRSVKVKRMLSNVTLTAYSAGEASTGKSKGDTGYGITSSGAVVQEGRTIAVDPKVIPIGWWVYIEGIGFRRAEDTGSAVKGKKIDVYYDSEKHVNKFGLKRGYTVYVIGPVKPSAD